In one Arthrobacter jinronghuae genomic region, the following are encoded:
- a CDS encoding Ig-like domain-containing protein yields the protein MAVRGGKARLLTRRRRKAVSVGSAVAVTTALVTGALLYPGFASADVDLNDGGVWVTNRTQGMVGHLNYPSKLLDGGYTANSDNFDVLQNAGTVYNLNTDQSKISPVDVANVVRGAEVQLPGTAAFSFGTETAAVTDPAQGRVWITPVSEMGFFSDGENEPVLEGNPGVLAAVSASDQVVVAAPEDGMLYTFEKDEDGGYGEPEGQEAPALKDFKDAQIAAVGNQAVVLNTETETLLLPNGETVGIPDSKNAKLQQSGPASDFVAIATEEALILQPLDGGDPEVTDIDAGGGAAAPVKLGDCVYAAWAGAGTHLRNCGNDAEDAREDIPDLTASSELVFRVNRDVVVLNDVNGGDVWLVLENMQLVDNWGDIIPPQQDSSDDEEESASENPVNTLPDRTTENRPPSAADDQVGARAGRTTILQVLENDSDPDGDLLTASVVGDMPRVGSVEPIYNGAALQIVVPGNTAGGTGTFTYEVSDGRGGTDTATVTVNVAGPGENTPPEQRRKTKILLEQGKSVSQNILNDWKDADGDDLVLVSAEPTEDGDQIRPSSDGLLDFRDVGKTQGIKEVSVTVSDGTDEVEGTVTYDVRPGGVLPPVANFDHVTTTVDQPVQMFPLKNDLDPAGGQLALAKAEGENGVVVTPDYQTGSIGFTPTEAGTYYIEYLVTNGPQSANGLIRVDVNPSGRGGVPVAVRDVALLPRDGNVLVDVLANDTDPAGGILVVQSIRAADASPDSPVNVAVLDRNLLQIHDVRGLNQQMVLEYSVSNGTASKTGEVNIIPVEPPATLLPPTAGADEAVVRVGDVVTIPVLNNDSSPTGGKLALNPVLPQAVDPADGQMFVSDDKLRFVAGPNAKTVYAIYEVTDDTGQKNSAQVRINIRPRDDEKNTPPVPLNVEGRVVAGTTVRIPIPLDGLDADGDSVVLNGIGSAPTKGAALAGPNFIDYTALSQAAGTDSFTYTVRDRLGLENTGTVQVGIAPAAQANQKPVAVEDAVTLRPGRAHAVPVLRNDSDPDGDPISLNSSMVSGSDPALETRSDLSQILLKSPKTPGTYGVSYGVQDNRGAATTGNVTVIVDENAPLLPPISRDDLVDASETRDKTFVEVPVLENDEDPDGLASDMSVEILGDRPTASVSDGTVRVDLTDEAQIIPYTARDEDGGTSSAIIWVPGLSTQYPMLREAEPLEVQAGSTLDLNLKSLVVVRDGRTPRITDAESVRAIGTKDGGARIMGTSTLRYAPHPDYSGLGSVTFEVTDGAGPEDPDGLKATLTVLVNVIPLPEQNYPPTISSGSLEVAKGEPVKILDLAGLASDPNPEDADRLRFKLTAGVPTGFEGELDGSELRIAASDDAAVGATAEIWVSVTDGRGEPVVGRVDLTVVASMRSLPVANDDAVPDAVQGREVTVPVLENDFNPFEDRPLELVDVRADGNGTAVIRGSNVVVTPGAEFVGSMGVQYTVRDRTGELSRQAVGQIRLTVQGKPAAPSTPIVESTRSRTVVLTWSPPAANGSPITGYTVTAANGFSQACPATTCTLNGLTNNVEYVFRVTATNAHGTSAPSPTSAVARPDTQPERPAPPTLEEGDRELTVSWIPPANDGSPITGYELQISPAPPNGVVQKSAPAAGGKLVWTGLENGTSYRVRVQARNSAPEPSEFSEYSVPEFPNGLPGAPPAPTTESALPLGRETQITVKWSEAPSNGAPVLEYRVHEYHGESVSRTMESGNQVPEMTVRVGNSELDYSYAIQARNRSGWGEIGPRSAPRRAMGAPDAPPAPKLEPANTGGPGRAVKITFAPLSAAARNGASEQEVTYTAKFYSDGAEIQTRSVRSGDVVDGLVNGKTITAVLSASVVVDGSTYPSPAGSSSLGVVAHGAPGTPLVTKSDGDSFKPGASATWTPPDHNQFDVAKLEIRVDDAAEWKPVDGNKITIDTDRGVAHTVRVRSVNSANAPGPESSVVMTTGPKAEKWTIGGGHHLPPNDKACMSSFAGYVGTGKTCVGDHWFWYEDTIDANCYGIAYNGDVWYRQDTGSRPSNNGYFVNAMHTNIGIDRPVDMPRC from the coding sequence GTGGCAGTGCGTGGGGGAAAAGCACGTCTACTCACCCGTAGGCGGCGGAAGGCGGTCTCGGTAGGGTCAGCTGTCGCCGTCACCACGGCGCTGGTCACCGGAGCCTTGCTATATCCCGGCTTCGCCAGCGCCGATGTGGACCTGAACGACGGCGGCGTCTGGGTCACCAACCGGACCCAGGGCATGGTCGGCCACCTGAACTACCCCTCCAAGCTCCTGGACGGCGGCTACACCGCCAACAGCGACAATTTTGACGTCCTGCAGAACGCAGGCACCGTCTACAACCTCAACACCGACCAGTCCAAGATCAGCCCCGTGGACGTGGCCAACGTTGTCCGCGGCGCGGAAGTCCAGCTTCCCGGAACGGCCGCTTTCTCCTTCGGCACTGAGACCGCGGCGGTCACCGACCCGGCACAGGGCAGGGTCTGGATTACCCCCGTCAGCGAGATGGGATTCTTCAGCGACGGGGAAAACGAGCCCGTACTGGAAGGCAACCCCGGGGTGCTTGCCGCGGTTTCCGCCAGTGACCAAGTGGTTGTTGCAGCACCGGAAGACGGCATGCTCTACACCTTCGAGAAGGATGAAGACGGCGGTTACGGTGAACCCGAGGGGCAGGAGGCCCCGGCGCTGAAGGACTTCAAGGACGCGCAGATAGCCGCCGTCGGGAATCAGGCCGTGGTCCTGAACACGGAGACTGAGACGCTGCTGCTACCCAACGGTGAAACGGTCGGCATTCCGGACTCCAAGAACGCCAAACTCCAGCAGAGCGGGCCGGCGAGCGACTTCGTGGCCATAGCCACGGAGGAAGCCCTTATCCTGCAGCCGCTCGACGGCGGAGATCCGGAAGTCACGGACATCGACGCCGGCGGCGGGGCTGCCGCACCGGTGAAGCTGGGGGACTGCGTATACGCCGCCTGGGCGGGAGCCGGAACCCACCTGCGGAACTGCGGCAACGATGCCGAGGACGCCCGCGAAGACATCCCCGACCTCACCGCGTCCTCCGAGCTGGTCTTCCGCGTCAACCGGGACGTGGTGGTACTCAACGATGTCAACGGCGGTGATGTCTGGCTGGTGCTCGAAAACATGCAGCTGGTGGATAACTGGGGAGACATCATTCCGCCCCAGCAGGATTCGAGCGACGACGAGGAAGAGTCAGCCAGCGAAAACCCGGTGAACACCCTTCCCGACCGCACCACGGAAAACCGGCCCCCCTCGGCAGCCGATGACCAGGTTGGTGCCCGTGCAGGGCGCACAACGATCCTCCAGGTGCTCGAGAACGACAGCGATCCCGACGGCGACCTCCTGACGGCTTCGGTTGTCGGCGACATGCCGCGGGTGGGTTCCGTGGAACCGATTTACAACGGTGCCGCGTTGCAGATCGTGGTTCCGGGCAATACCGCGGGCGGCACCGGTACCTTCACTTATGAGGTCAGTGACGGACGCGGCGGCACTGACACTGCCACGGTGACAGTGAATGTGGCGGGACCGGGCGAAAACACGCCTCCGGAGCAGCGGCGGAAGACGAAGATCCTGCTCGAACAGGGAAAATCGGTCAGCCAGAACATCCTTAATGACTGGAAGGACGCAGACGGAGACGACCTGGTGCTGGTCAGCGCCGAGCCCACCGAAGACGGGGACCAGATCCGTCCCAGCTCCGACGGCCTGCTGGACTTCCGGGACGTCGGAAAAACACAGGGGATCAAGGAAGTTTCCGTCACAGTCTCCGACGGCACGGACGAGGTCGAGGGCACGGTGACCTACGACGTCCGGCCCGGAGGGGTCCTTCCTCCGGTTGCCAACTTTGACCACGTCACCACCACTGTCGACCAGCCGGTGCAGATGTTTCCGCTGAAGAATGACCTGGACCCGGCCGGGGGACAACTGGCCCTGGCCAAGGCCGAGGGCGAAAACGGCGTGGTGGTCACGCCCGATTACCAGACCGGCTCCATCGGCTTCACGCCCACGGAAGCCGGGACCTACTACATCGAATACCTGGTGACCAACGGTCCGCAGAGTGCCAACGGCCTCATTCGCGTGGACGTCAATCCTTCCGGCCGCGGCGGTGTGCCCGTTGCCGTGCGCGACGTCGCCCTGCTGCCCCGCGACGGGAACGTCCTGGTGGATGTGCTGGCCAATGACACCGATCCCGCCGGCGGAATCCTGGTGGTGCAGTCCATCAGGGCAGCAGATGCCTCGCCTGACTCACCGGTTAATGTCGCCGTCCTGGACCGTAACCTGCTGCAGATCCACGATGTACGGGGACTCAACCAGCAAATGGTCCTGGAGTATTCCGTTTCCAACGGCACAGCTTCGAAAACGGGGGAAGTCAACATCATCCCCGTTGAGCCGCCGGCAACTCTGCTGCCGCCCACGGCCGGGGCCGACGAGGCAGTAGTCCGGGTAGGGGACGTGGTGACCATTCCGGTCCTCAACAACGACTCCTCTCCCACGGGCGGAAAGCTGGCGCTGAACCCGGTACTGCCGCAGGCAGTTGACCCTGCGGACGGACAGATGTTCGTCTCGGACGACAAGCTGCGGTTCGTCGCCGGACCGAATGCGAAGACCGTCTACGCCATCTACGAAGTCACCGATGACACGGGACAGAAAAACTCCGCCCAGGTGCGCATCAACATCCGCCCCCGTGACGACGAGAAAAACACCCCGCCGGTTCCCTTGAACGTCGAGGGACGAGTGGTCGCCGGAACCACGGTCCGCATTCCGATTCCGTTGGACGGACTGGACGCGGACGGGGATTCAGTGGTGCTCAACGGGATCGGCAGCGCCCCCACCAAGGGCGCCGCCCTGGCCGGTCCGAACTTCATCGACTACACCGCGCTGTCGCAGGCCGCCGGCACGGACTCGTTCACGTACACCGTCCGGGACCGGTTGGGACTGGAAAACACCGGAACCGTTCAGGTGGGAATCGCTCCCGCCGCCCAGGCCAACCAAAAACCAGTAGCGGTTGAGGACGCAGTCACTCTGCGCCCGGGACGTGCCCATGCCGTTCCCGTGCTGCGCAACGACTCCGATCCTGACGGCGACCCGATTTCGCTGAACTCATCGATGGTCTCCGGCAGCGATCCAGCGCTCGAAACCCGGTCGGACCTTTCCCAGATCCTCCTGAAGTCACCGAAGACACCGGGTACGTACGGTGTCAGCTACGGAGTCCAGGACAACCGCGGGGCCGCGACCACGGGCAACGTCACCGTGATTGTTGATGAGAACGCTCCGCTGCTGCCCCCGATTTCGCGCGATGACCTGGTGGACGCGTCTGAAACACGGGACAAGACCTTTGTGGAAGTTCCGGTACTGGAAAACGACGAGGATCCGGACGGACTCGCCAGCGACATGTCCGTGGAAATCCTCGGGGACCGACCCACCGCGTCAGTTTCCGATGGAACCGTGCGGGTGGACCTGACCGACGAAGCGCAGATCATCCCCTACACCGCACGGGATGAAGACGGCGGCACTTCCAGTGCCATCATCTGGGTACCGGGGCTCAGCACCCAGTACCCGATGCTGCGGGAGGCCGAGCCTTTGGAAGTCCAGGCTGGAAGCACCCTTGACCTGAACCTGAAATCCCTCGTGGTGGTGCGGGACGGCCGCACCCCCCGGATTACCGATGCCGAGTCCGTACGGGCCATTGGCACCAAGGACGGGGGAGCACGCATCATGGGCACCTCCACTCTGCGCTATGCACCCCACCCGGACTATTCCGGCCTCGGCTCAGTGACCTTTGAGGTTACGGACGGAGCAGGCCCCGAAGACCCGGACGGACTGAAGGCCACGCTGACGGTGCTGGTAAACGTCATCCCCCTGCCCGAACAGAATTATCCGCCCACTATCAGTTCGGGATCCTTGGAAGTAGCCAAGGGTGAACCGGTCAAGATCCTGGACCTTGCCGGGCTTGCTTCGGACCCCAACCCCGAGGATGCGGACCGTCTCCGGTTCAAGCTGACTGCCGGCGTTCCCACCGGCTTCGAAGGTGAACTCGATGGCAGCGAACTGAGGATCGCCGCGAGCGATGACGCAGCCGTCGGGGCCACTGCAGAGATCTGGGTGTCCGTGACGGACGGGCGCGGCGAACCCGTGGTGGGGCGAGTGGACCTCACAGTTGTGGCTTCGATGCGCTCCCTCCCGGTGGCTAATGACGATGCTGTTCCGGACGCGGTCCAGGGCCGCGAGGTGACAGTGCCGGTATTGGAGAACGACTTCAATCCGTTTGAGGATAGGCCGCTTGAGCTCGTGGACGTCAGGGCCGACGGCAACGGCACTGCCGTTATCCGGGGTTCCAACGTAGTGGTGACGCCGGGGGCGGAGTTCGTGGGCAGTATGGGGGTCCAGTACACGGTGCGGGACCGCACCGGTGAACTGAGCCGCCAGGCCGTGGGCCAAATCCGCCTGACCGTCCAGGGCAAGCCTGCTGCCCCCTCGACACCCATTGTCGAGTCCACCCGCAGCCGCACGGTTGTTCTGACTTGGAGCCCGCCTGCGGCCAACGGTTCACCGATCACCGGCTACACCGTCACCGCGGCCAACGGCTTTAGCCAGGCCTGCCCGGCAACGACCTGTACGCTAAACGGGCTCACCAACAACGTGGAGTACGTCTTCCGGGTGACGGCGACCAACGCCCATGGAACATCCGCGCCGTCGCCGACCTCCGCCGTCGCCCGTCCCGACACCCAGCCTGAGCGTCCTGCGCCCCCTACCTTGGAAGAGGGAGACCGGGAACTGACCGTCAGCTGGATACCGCCGGCCAATGACGGCTCACCCATCACGGGATACGAGCTGCAAATCTCGCCCGCGCCGCCCAACGGCGTTGTGCAGAAATCGGCACCCGCTGCAGGCGGCAAGCTGGTGTGGACCGGATTGGAGAACGGTACGAGCTACCGCGTGCGGGTCCAGGCCCGAAACTCGGCGCCTGAACCGTCCGAGTTCAGCGAATACTCGGTGCCGGAATTCCCCAACGGCCTGCCCGGCGCTCCGCCTGCTCCCACCACGGAGAGTGCCCTTCCGCTGGGCAGGGAAACCCAGATCACCGTGAAATGGAGCGAGGCACCCAGCAACGGCGCACCCGTCCTCGAGTATCGGGTGCACGAGTACCACGGCGAGTCCGTCAGCAGGACCATGGAAAGCGGAAACCAAGTGCCGGAAATGACCGTGAGGGTGGGGAACTCGGAGTTGGACTACTCCTACGCCATCCAGGCACGCAACCGGAGCGGCTGGGGTGAAATCGGTCCGCGGTCCGCGCCGCGGCGTGCCATGGGCGCCCCCGATGCTCCGCCCGCGCCGAAACTGGAGCCGGCAAACACCGGGGGCCCCGGCCGCGCAGTGAAGATTACCTTCGCGCCCCTGTCCGCCGCGGCACGGAACGGCGCGAGCGAACAGGAAGTTACCTACACCGCCAAGTTCTACAGTGACGGAGCTGAAATCCAAACCCGATCGGTCCGCAGCGGGGACGTGGTGGACGGATTGGTGAACGGCAAAACCATCACCGCTGTCCTGTCGGCTTCCGTGGTGGTGGACGGATCAACCTATCCGAGCCCAGCAGGAAGCTCTTCCCTCGGCGTAGTTGCGCACGGTGCACCGGGCACACCCTTGGTCACGAAATCGGACGGGGACAGCTTCAAACCGGGCGCATCTGCAACATGGACCCCGCCCGACCATAACCAGTTCGACGTCGCCAAGCTGGAGATCAGGGTTGACGATGCAGCCGAGTGGAAGCCCGTCGACGGCAACAAAATCACCATCGACACCGACAGGGGAGTGGCGCACACGGTGCGGGTGCGGTCCGTCAACTCGGCTAATGCGCCTGGCCCCGAGAGCAGTGTGGTCATGACCACCGGGCCGAAGGCCGAAAAGTGGACGATCGGTGGAGGGCACCACCTACCGCCAAACGACAAGGCATGTATGTCGTCGTTCGCCGGATACGTCGGGACCGGCAAGACCTGCGTCGGCGACCACTGGTTCTGGTACGAAGACACCATCGATGCGAACTGCTACGGCATTGCGTACAACGGTGACGTGTGGTACCGCCAGGACACCGGCAGCAGGCCAAGCAACAACGGGTACTTCGTCAACGCAATGCATACCAATATCGGTATCGACCGGCCCGTGGATATGCCGCGCTGTTAG
- a CDS encoding AAA family ATPase: MAMTEEQAAWFAETFERLTANVGEAVLGKKDVVRLVLTAMLAEGHVLLEDAPGTGKTMLARSLAATVQGSNSRIQFTPDLLPSDVTGITIYDQKQQLFEFHRGPIFANIVLADEINRASPKTQSALLEVMEESRVTVDGETYTQDRPFMVIATQNPIEQAGTYRLPEAQLDRFLIKTSIGYPDHEATLELLSGSSTRDRSAALTPVITTSAVRDMAELGTTVHVEPAVLEYISHLVSATRTATETRLGVSVRGALAMVRVAKIRAASEGRNYVLPDDVKALAPAVWTHRLVMDPEAEFAGASPEAVLLSVLADVAAPQQRAQAQA; the protein is encoded by the coding sequence ATGGCAATGACTGAAGAACAGGCAGCCTGGTTCGCGGAGACCTTTGAACGGCTCACAGCGAACGTCGGTGAAGCGGTGCTGGGCAAGAAGGACGTTGTCCGGCTGGTACTGACCGCAATGCTGGCTGAAGGCCATGTGCTGCTTGAAGACGCCCCCGGGACCGGCAAGACCATGCTGGCCCGTTCACTGGCGGCCACGGTGCAGGGATCCAACTCCCGCATCCAGTTCACCCCGGACCTGCTGCCCTCCGACGTCACCGGCATCACCATCTATGACCAGAAGCAGCAGCTTTTCGAATTCCACCGCGGGCCCATCTTCGCGAACATCGTGCTTGCGGATGAAATCAACCGCGCTTCGCCCAAGACGCAGTCCGCGTTGCTGGAGGTGATGGAGGAATCCCGAGTCACTGTGGACGGGGAGACCTACACCCAGGACCGTCCGTTCATGGTGATCGCCACCCAGAACCCGATTGAGCAGGCGGGTACCTACCGGCTTCCCGAAGCCCAGCTGGACCGCTTCCTCATCAAGACCTCCATCGGCTATCCGGACCACGAGGCAACCCTGGAACTGCTCTCCGGTTCCTCCACCAGAGACCGCTCGGCGGCCCTCACCCCGGTGATTACGACGTCGGCGGTCCGGGACATGGCCGAGCTGGGCACCACGGTGCATGTGGAACCGGCGGTGCTGGAGTACATCTCGCACCTCGTGTCAGCCACCCGTACGGCAACCGAAACACGTCTTGGTGTCAGCGTCCGCGGGGCCCTGGCGATGGTTCGGGTCGCAAAGATCCGGGCAGCTTCCGAGGGGCGGAACTATGTCCTGCCCGACGACGTCAAGGCGCTGGCGCCGGCTGTCTGGACCCACCGGCTGGTCATGGACCCGGAAGCCGAGTTTGCCGGAGCCAGCCCGGAAGCGGTTCTGCTGTCAGTGCTCGCCGACGTGGCTGCACCCCAGCAGCGGGCACAGGCGCAGGCCTAG